A region of Chitinophaga horti DNA encodes the following proteins:
- a CDS encoding 3-ketoacyl-ACP reductase, translated as MAVSLKGKTALITGGGRGIGKALAVALAAEGVNIGLMGRSAATLEETAAVIKNSEVKIATAIADVSDREAVEAAVAKLEAEVGPTNILLNNAGVASFGGFLDLQPEEWENIIKVNLLGVYYVTRAVLPGMIDRKGGDIINISSTAGQRGAPLTSAYSASKFGLLGLTESLMLEVRKHNIRVSALTPSTVGTDMAIELKLTDGNPEKVMQAEDLAEFVVSQLKLNPRVVLKSAGLWSTNP; from the coding sequence ATGGCAGTGTCATTAAAAGGAAAAACAGCGCTCATCACAGGCGGCGGAAGGGGGATAGGAAAGGCATTAGCAGTAGCCCTGGCGGCAGAAGGTGTGAATATCGGCCTGATGGGTCGCTCGGCGGCAACGCTCGAAGAAACGGCAGCAGTAATAAAAAATAGTGAGGTGAAGATCGCTACGGCTATAGCAGACGTATCGGACCGTGAAGCAGTAGAAGCTGCGGTAGCAAAACTGGAGGCGGAAGTAGGCCCTACGAATATCCTGCTGAATAACGCCGGTGTCGCCAGCTTTGGCGGTTTCCTGGACTTACAGCCTGAAGAGTGGGAGAACATTATCAAAGTAAACCTGCTGGGCGTCTATTACGTAACGCGTGCGGTGCTGCCGGGTATGATCGATCGTAAAGGCGGCGATATTATCAATATTTCATCAACAGCCGGACAACGAGGTGCGCCACTTACCAGCGCGTACAGTGCGTCTAAATTCGGGTTGCTCGGACTCACAGAATCGCTGATGCTGGAAGTGCGTAAACATAACATCCGCGTGAGCGCTCTTACGCCGAGTACGGTGGGTACAGATATGGCCATCGAACTGAAGCTCACCGACGGTAATCCCGAAAAGGTGATGCAGGCCGAAGACCTGGCCGAATTCGTGGTAAGCCAGCTGAAACTGAACCCACGTGTGGTGCTGAAGTCAGCCGGTTTATGGTCGACCAATCCATAA
- a CDS encoding aldose 1-epimerase family protein, protein MQYLSNEQLSISIAEKGAELQSIRRTDLQLDYLWSGDAAFWGKKSPVLFPIVGGLKNNQYTHQGKAYQLGRHGFARDQVFEVSAQTTDSITFTLRDSETSLAVYPFPFQFSVRYQLSGDTLAVSYIVKNTGDSEMWFSVGAHPAFKLPLTGDTAFDDYYLQFSDTENTGRWPLSPDGLIELKPGPLLENTRKLALNKPMFYADALVLKHMASDEITIKSDKHAHGVTMRYDGFPFFGIWSAKDADFLCLEPWCGIADAVNTSGELSDKEGIIQLSAGDTWAKQWSVKFF, encoded by the coding sequence ATGCAGTATTTATCCAATGAACAGCTTAGCATCAGCATTGCGGAAAAAGGCGCGGAACTGCAAAGCATCAGGCGTACCGACCTGCAGCTCGACTACCTCTGGAGCGGCGATGCGGCCTTCTGGGGCAAGAAAAGTCCCGTATTGTTCCCCATCGTTGGCGGACTGAAAAACAACCAGTATACCCACCAGGGTAAAGCCTACCAGCTGGGTCGTCATGGTTTCGCCCGCGACCAGGTATTTGAAGTAAGTGCACAGACGACTGACAGCATTACCTTCACGTTGCGTGACAGCGAAACATCACTCGCCGTGTACCCGTTCCCGTTCCAATTCAGTGTGCGTTACCAATTGAGCGGCGATACGCTGGCGGTAAGTTACATAGTGAAAAATACAGGCGATTCGGAGATGTGGTTTTCTGTCGGTGCGCATCCTGCGTTTAAGTTGCCGCTTACCGGCGACACGGCTTTTGATGATTATTACCTGCAATTCTCCGACACTGAAAACACAGGACGCTGGCCACTTTCGCCTGATGGGCTCATAGAACTGAAGCCTGGTCCTCTGCTGGAAAACACCCGTAAATTAGCGCTGAATAAGCCGATGTTTTATGCTGATGCGCTTGTATTGAAACACATGGCCTCTGATGAAATAACGATCAAAAGTGACAAACATGCGCACGGCGTTACCATGCGTTATGATGGTTTTCCCTTCTTCGGCATCTGGTCAGCGAAGGATGCAGACTTCCTCTGTTTAGAGCCATGGTGCGGCATTGCAGATGCTGTAAATACGAGCGGAGAGCTGTCGGACAAAGAAGGTATTATTCAGTTATCCGCTGGT